The following are encoded in a window of Mycobacterium vicinigordonae genomic DNA:
- a CDS encoding FAD-binding oxidoreductase: protein MRSWWGWGTLEGALTEEETRDLVARVAAMLPGHDLTDHRPPDPAALGLPGPRITPPSTLAALCSPQIVDRAGHARGKAFRDVARNLQGRLNHLPDLVVRPRREQEVVDVLDWCARERIPVIPYGGGSSVVGGVEPRFEEPAVTLDISAMSAVVEVDQVSRAARIQAGALGPWIEDQLRRHDLTLRHFPQSFAFSSLGGWLATRAGGHFATLYTHIDDLTESVRVVTPTGISESRRLPGSGAGPSPDRLFIGSEGTLGVITEAWMRLQNRPRWQVTASVAFDNWSAAVAATRTVAQAGLFPANCRLLDPAEAFLNAGTPVTGGLLVLAFESADHPIDPWLNRALEIAAEHGGNVIARRSRDAAGDNAERDAGDASENWRSAFLRMPYQRDALARRGVIAETFETACTWHGFDDLHAAVTDAAQAAIKRVCGTGVVTCRFTHVYPDGPAPYYGIYAAGRWGSLDAQWDEMKAAVSEAISTTGGTITHHHAVGRDHRPWYDRQRPGPFAAALRAVKHTLDPSGILNPGVLFDP from the coding sequence ATGCGTTCGTGGTGGGGCTGGGGGACGCTTGAGGGTGCCCTCACCGAGGAGGAGACAAGAGATCTGGTGGCGCGCGTGGCGGCGATGTTGCCCGGCCACGACCTAACCGACCATCGGCCGCCAGATCCGGCCGCGCTCGGCCTGCCCGGACCGCGGATCACCCCGCCGTCGACGCTGGCCGCGCTGTGCTCACCGCAGATCGTCGATCGGGCCGGCCACGCCCGCGGCAAGGCGTTCCGCGATGTGGCGCGCAACCTGCAAGGCCGCCTGAATCATTTGCCCGATCTGGTCGTGCGGCCAAGGCGCGAGCAGGAAGTCGTCGATGTGTTGGATTGGTGTGCGCGCGAACGGATTCCGGTCATCCCGTACGGCGGCGGCAGTTCGGTGGTGGGTGGGGTGGAGCCGCGCTTCGAGGAACCCGCCGTCACGCTGGATATCAGCGCGATGAGCGCGGTGGTCGAAGTCGACCAGGTCAGCCGCGCCGCGCGGATTCAGGCGGGCGCGCTCGGCCCGTGGATCGAAGACCAACTACGCCGGCACGACCTGACGTTGCGGCACTTTCCGCAGTCGTTCGCATTCTCCAGCCTCGGCGGCTGGTTGGCCACCCGTGCCGGCGGACACTTCGCCACCCTGTACACCCACATCGACGACCTGACCGAGTCAGTGCGCGTAGTCACGCCCACCGGAATCAGCGAGTCGCGACGACTGCCCGGATCGGGCGCGGGCCCGTCCCCGGACCGGCTGTTCATCGGCTCGGAAGGCACCCTCGGCGTGATCACCGAGGCGTGGATGCGGCTGCAGAACCGGCCGCGCTGGCAGGTCACTGCGTCGGTGGCGTTCGACAACTGGAGCGCGGCGGTCGCCGCCACCCGGACCGTCGCGCAAGCGGGCCTGTTTCCGGCGAACTGCCGGTTGCTCGATCCGGCCGAGGCTTTCCTCAATGCCGGCACTCCGGTCACCGGCGGGTTACTGGTGCTGGCTTTCGAATCCGCGGACCACCCGATCGACCCGTGGCTCAACCGGGCGTTGGAGATCGCCGCCGAACACGGAGGTAATGTCATTGCGCGCCGCAGCCGAGACGCCGCGGGCGACAACGCCGAACGGGACGCCGGCGATGCCTCGGAGAATTGGCGCTCGGCGTTTCTGCGGATGCCCTATCAGCGGGATGCGTTGGCGCGCCGCGGCGTCATCGCCGAGACCTTCGAAACCGCTTGCACCTGGCACGGATTCGACGATCTGCATGCCGCGGTGACCGACGCCGCCCAGGCCGCGATCAAGAGGGTATGCGGCACCGGCGTGGTGACTTGCCGGTTCACCCACGTTTACCCCGACGGCCCGGCGCCTTATTACGGCATCTACGCCGCGGGCCGGTGGGGCTCCCTGGACGCGCAGTGGGACGAGATGAAAGCGGCTGTCTCCGAAGCGATCAGCACCACCGGTGGCACCATCACCCATCACCACGCCGTGGGCCGCGACCACCGTCCCTGGTACGACCGGCAACGTCCGGGCCCGTTCGCGGCGGCGCTGCGCGCCGTCAAGCACACTCTGGACCCGTCCGGGATCCTCAATCCCGGAGTGCTTTTCGATCCGTGA
- a CDS encoding FAD-dependent oxidoreductase has protein sequence MRPYHVAIVGSGPSGFFAAASLLKAADAADDVEVAVDMLEMLPTPWGLVRSGVAPDHPKIKSISKQFEKTAADERFRFFGNVVVGEHVEAGELAAKYDAVIYAVGAQSDKPLNIPGEDLPGSISAVDFVGWYNAHPHFEEKTPNLSGARAVVVGNGNVAIDVARILVTDPDVLGQTDIADHALESLRPKGVDEVVIIGRRGPLQTAFTTLELRELGELEGVDVIVDPAQFDGITDEDAEAAGKTTKQNIKVLRGYTEREPRPGHRRIVFRFLTSPIEIKGTDRVESIVLGRNELVTDETGWVSAKDTGEREELPVQLVVRSVGYRGTPTPGLPFDDKRGTIPHTDGRIRDSRNEYVVGWIKRGPTGVIGTNKSDSQETVDTLLADLAAAAAQGNLPEFAGDHRDQLASWLSERQPRVITSAHWEVIDSFERAAGEPHGRPRVKLPSLARLLHVGHG, from the coding sequence ATGCGTCCCTATCACGTTGCGATCGTCGGCTCCGGTCCGTCAGGATTCTTCGCCGCCGCTTCCCTGCTCAAGGCCGCCGACGCCGCCGACGACGTCGAGGTGGCCGTCGACATGCTGGAGATGCTGCCTACGCCGTGGGGTCTGGTTCGGTCCGGTGTCGCCCCCGATCATCCCAAGATCAAGTCGATCAGCAAACAGTTCGAGAAGACCGCAGCCGACGAGCGGTTCCGCTTCTTCGGCAACGTGGTGGTAGGCGAGCACGTCGAGGCCGGTGAACTGGCCGCGAAGTACGACGCGGTGATCTATGCCGTGGGCGCCCAGTCCGACAAGCCGTTGAACATTCCCGGAGAGGACCTCCCGGGCAGTATCTCCGCAGTCGACTTTGTCGGCTGGTACAACGCGCACCCGCACTTCGAGGAAAAAACCCCGAACCTGTCCGGGGCGCGGGCGGTGGTCGTCGGCAACGGCAACGTGGCCATCGACGTCGCGCGGATTCTGGTCACGGATCCTGATGTGTTGGGCCAGACCGATATCGCCGATCACGCGCTGGAGTCGCTGCGCCCCAAAGGGGTCGACGAGGTGGTGATCATCGGGCGGCGCGGCCCGTTGCAGACGGCTTTCACCACGCTGGAACTGCGCGAGCTCGGTGAGCTCGAAGGCGTCGACGTGATCGTCGACCCGGCTCAATTCGACGGCATCACCGACGAGGACGCGGAGGCTGCCGGCAAGACCACCAAGCAGAATATCAAGGTGCTGCGCGGCTATACGGAACGCGAGCCGCGGCCCGGCCATCGGCGAATCGTGTTCCGCTTCTTGACATCTCCAATCGAAATCAAAGGCACCGACCGCGTCGAGAGCATTGTGCTGGGCCGCAATGAGTTGGTCACCGACGAAACCGGTTGGGTCTCAGCCAAAGACACCGGTGAGCGCGAAGAGCTTCCCGTTCAGCTGGTGGTCCGCTCCGTCGGCTATCGCGGCACACCCACTCCCGGGTTGCCGTTCGACGACAAGCGCGGCACCATCCCGCACACCGACGGCCGGATCCGAGATAGCCGCAACGAATATGTCGTCGGCTGGATTAAGCGCGGACCGACCGGAGTGATCGGCACCAATAAGTCCGACTCGCAGGAAACGGTGGACACGTTGCTCGCCGACCTGGCCGCTGCGGCCGCGCAGGGCAATCTGCCCGAATTCGCCGGCGATCACCGCGACCAGCTCGCCAGTTGGTTGAGCGAACGTCAGCCCAGGGTGATCACCTCGGCGCACTGGGAGGTCATCGACAGTTTCGAGCGGGCGGCCGGGGAGCCGCACGGGCGCCCGCGGGTGAAGCTGCCCAGCCTGGCCCGGCTGCTGCATGTCGGGCACGGCTGA